AAACTGGGAAAACATGTTTTCTGCGAAAAACCACTTGCTGCTACTTCTGAGGAAGCTTGGAAAATGTGGGAAGCGGCGAAGGCTTCCCCAGCTAAGGCGATGGTTTGTTTTAACTATCGTTTCGTTCCCGCGTTACGTCTGGCTAAAGAGTTAATAGAAGAAGGAAAATTGGGAGAAATATACCACTTTCGCGCTCAATATTTGCAAGAGTGGATTATGGACCCCAACTTTCCAGCTGTATGGAGATTGCAAAAGGGAGTTTCTGGTTCTGGAGCCCTTGGAGACCTTGGTTCCCACATTGTCGATTTAGCGCGTTTTCTGGTGGGAGAAATTACTTCCGTGAGTGCTTTAACTCGTACCTTTATTAAGGAACGCCCCTCTCTCGAAGACCCTCAGAAAAAAGTTCCTGTCGATGTGGACGATGCGTTCGTTGCCATCGTAGAGTTTGAGGGAGGTGCTATTGGCACCCTGGAAGCTTCTCGGTTTTGCGGTGGACGCAAGAATTATCAGGTAATCGAGATTAATGGCTCTAAAGGGAGCTTGCGTTTCAACTTGGAAAGATTGAACGAGCTTGAGGTGTATCTAACTGATGAAGAACCAAAGGTTTTGCGTGGCTTTCACGATGTGCTGGTTACCGAAAGCTATCATCCTTTTTATGATAAGTGGTGGCCCCATGGTCATATTATTGGTTGGGAACACACTTTTGTACATGCCATAGCACATTTTCTGGATGCTGTAGTGAACAACCGCTCTATTGCTCCTTATGGAGCTACTTTCGAAGATGGGTACCGCTGTGCTTTGGTTTGTGATACTATTTTGAAATCTGCAGAGACTGGGAAAAAAGAGTTGATACAGTATTAGAAACCGAAAGGCACGGGGTTTTTCTCCGTGCCTTTTGAAGGAGGAATAGCATGCAATACCGTGGTAAAGTGGTCGTTACTTTAAAAAGTGGTGTTTTTGATCCTCAGGGAGTTACCATTAAAAATGCTTTGCATTCACTTTCCTTTGAAAGTGTAGAAGAAGTCAAGACGGGTAAATTTTTTGAGGTTTTGTTTGATGCTGAAAATGACGCGGAAGCCGAAAAGCTGCTTGAAGCAATGTGTCATCAGCTTCTGGCTAACCCCATTATTGAGGATTTCGATTTCTCCTTAGAAAAAGTAAAATGAGGAGTGGACCATGCGTTTTGGAATCGTTGTTTTTCCTGGTTCTAACTGTGATCGAGACTGTTTCCATGTTTTGCACGATGTGCTGGGTGTGGAGACTGTATATCTCTGGCATGCAGCAAGAGATTTGAAAGATTGTGATTGTATTGTGTTGCCAGGCGGATTTAGCTATGGTGATTATTTGCGAGCCGGAGCCATAGCTGCGTATGCTCCTATTATGCTCAGTATTCGGGAATTCGCTGAGAAAGGGGGGCTGGTTTTAGGTATCTGCAACGGCTTTCAAATCCTTGTTGAGGCTGGTTTACTGCCTGGAGTGCTTTTGCCCAACATTGGTGGTCATTTCATATGTCGCTGGGTATATCTCAGGGTGGAGAACAGCGATACGCCTTTTACCATGCGATACGCTCAGGGAGAAGTGGTTAAAATGCCTATTGCGCATCAACAGGGCAATTTTTTTGTTCCCCCTTCAGTATTTGAGGAACTAGAAAGGAACAATTTGATTGCCTTCAGATACTGTGATGCGCAGGGTAGAATTAGCACGGATGCCAATCCTAATGGTTCGGTGGGGAATGTTGCCGGAATAGTTTCGCCTTCGGGGAATGTTCTGGGCATGATGCCACATCCTGAGCGCTGTGCAGAATCAATTTTGGGTTCAGAAGACGGAAAAAGACTTTTTCAATCTATTATTCAATGGTTGGAGGAGAGAAAGTGCAGCAAAGTGGTAATAAAGAAATAGCTTTGAGTCTTGGCTTACGAGAGGAAGACTACAACAGGATTCTGGAAATTTTGGGTAGAGTTCCGACTTCTACTGAGATAGCTATGTTCTCTGTGGAGTGGTCAGAACATTGTGGTTACACCCATTCCAGAAGTTGGTTCCGGCTTTTGCCCCGCCGGGGAAGGTTCCAAGCTCTGGTTGGAGAAGATGCTGGAGGCATAGTCTATGATGGATTAGCTCTGGTTTTCAAAATGGAAAGCCATAATCATCCTTCCCAGGTGGAGCCAAAGCAGGGTGCAGCAACAGGTGTGGGAGGCATAATCCGTGATATCCTGGGTAGTGGGGCTCGCCCCATTGCATGTCTGGATTCCCTCTGCTTTGCTCCTCCTGATGAAAATCGTTCCAGGTATATTTTTCGGGGCGTTGTTGACGGGATTGCTTTTTATGGGAATTGTGTTGGTGTGCCAACGGTTGCAGGGGAGCTTTACTTCCATCCTTCCTTTCGAGGCAACTGTTTGGTGAACGTGATGTGTATTGGCCTGGTGCCCGAGAATGGTTTAATGCGAGCTGTAGCCAGGGGTGAAGGCAATGCCATAATCTATGTAGGTAACAAGACAGGAAGAGATGGTATAGGTGGCTGTAGTATTCTGGCCTCTCAGGAGTTTGCAGAGAATGAGGAAAAGAGGCCCAGTGTTCAGATTGGTGATCCTTTCACTGAAAAGTGCCTTATCGAAGCTACCCTGGAAGCCATAGAAACTGGTAGAGTGGTTGGAATAAAAGACATGGGTGCAGCAGGTCTTACCTGTTCCACGAGCGAAATGGCTGCAGCTGGTGATTCCGGGATGGAAGTTGACTTGGATCGGGTGCCGGTGCGCGAGGAAGGCATGGAAGCCTGGGAGATTATGATGTCTGAATCGCAGGAGCGCATGCTTCTCTGTGTTGAAAAGGGCTATGAAGAAACAATATGCAGTATTTTCAGAAAGTGGGGTCTTGAGGCAGAAGTTATTGGTCGGGTTGTTGACTCAGGAAGGGTCACCATACGTTACCGAGGTGAAATTGTGGCCGATGTTCCAGCCAAAGCCTTAACTGCTCCACCTTCTTGTGTGCCACCGTTTCACGAACCCCCTTACTTTAAGGAGCTCAACAGCTTTGCTTTTGACACGTTGCCTGTTCCTGAAGACCTTAATCAAACTTTTCTATCCCTGCTTGCCTCACCAAACCTGTGCTCTCGTCGCTTTGTTTACGAGCAGTACGACCACATGGTTCAAACCAACACAGTAATTTACCCGGGTTCGGGAACTGTGGTACTTCGGGTAAAAGGTAAAAACTGGGGTATAGCGGTGACCACTGACTGCAACCCCCTTTATTGCTTCTTGAATCCTTACCAGGGTGCTCAGATGGCGGTTGCTGAAGCTGCAAGGAATCTTGCCTGTTGTGGAGCCACTCCTGCTGGTATTACTGATTGCCTGAATTTTGGTAATCCTGACAAACCGGACCGTTACTGGCAGTTTGTGGAAGCCGTGAGAGGCCTGAGTGAGGCTGCTCAATATTTCAATGTTCCCGTGGTGAGTGGCAATGTATCTTTTTACAACGAAAGCCCAGAGGGTTCGATCTATCCTACGCCTACCGTCGGGATGATAGGGATTGTAGAGGATATTTCCAGAGTTATTCCTTCCTGTTTCAGTCAAGAAAACTTGCTGATTGTGTTACTTGGCGAATGTGGTGATGGGCTCGGTGGTAGTGAGTATTTAAGAGTAATTCATAATCTGGAGGTTGGCCCTCTTCCCCATTTTGATATGGAGGCAGAAAAGCGCCTTCAGGAAGTTTTAATCGAGCTTGTCAAAGAAAGATGCCTTTGCTCAGCGATTGACGTTAGCGAGGGTGGTCTGGCTATAGCCCTTGCCGAAGCTTCGTTGAGCGCAGAAGCGGCAGTGGGATTCGACATTGATATCGGTAATTGTGGTGATTTGAGAGAAGATGTAATTCTGTTTGGAGAAGCAGGGGGCAGAGCAGTGGTTACAGTTGAGGAGAAAGACTTTCCAAAATTTGAAAAGATTCTTCTTGAAAGGGGTTTTCCTTTCCAAGTTCTGGGGAGAAGTGGGGGTAAGCATCTGGTTTTCCGTAAGGGAAAAAGAGAACTGATTAGAGTTAGCGTAGAGGTTGCCAGAAAACACTGGGAAATGACGTTTTAATTTCTGACATAATTTTTTCAGAAAGGTAGGCGAAGTCTTTGCTGGGTTTAAAAGAGAGCTGTGGCGTTTTTGGAGTGTTTGGTTTGCCTAATGCTGTAGAGCTAACTTATTTAGGGCTTTTCTCGCTCCAGCACCGTGGCCAGGAGAGTGCAGGCATTGTTGTTTGGGACGGGAAGAGCCTGCAGGAAAAGAAGGGCATGGGGCTGGTTAGTGAGGTCTTTCATCCTTCAGACTTTGAAAGACTTAAAGGCCACGTTGCTCTAGGCCACGTCCGTTATTCGACTACTGGCTCTTCTTCCCTTAAGAATGCGCAACCCTTTTTGGGGGATTGTCGTTTTGGAGAGCTGGGCATAGCTCACAACGGTAACTTGACCAATACTTTGCAGCTTCGTAAGCAACTTACTCGTCTGGGTTCTGTATTCCGGTCTTCCATGGATACTGAGTTGATTTTGCATCTCATTGCTCGCAGCCAGTTCGACAATCTCGAGGACTCCATTAAAGAAGCTTTGTGGCAGATGAGGGGTGCCTTTTCGTTGGGAATCATTGCTCCTGACCGCCTAATTGCGGTTAGGGATCCCTGGGGTTTCAGGCCGCTCGCTTTGGGCAAATTGGATGGAGGTTATGTGATAAGTTCGGAGAGCTGCGCTTTTGATGTGCTGGGAGCTGAGTTCCTAAGAGAAATCGCTCCGGGGGAAATGGTGGTTATTGATCAAAATGGAGTTCGCTCGTTTTTCTATGCTTATTCCTCAAGAAAAGCCTTTTGTGTTTTTGAGTTAATATATTTTGCTCGTCCAGACAGCCTGGTTTTTGGAAACAGTGTTTACGAGGCACGCAAAAAGATGGGGCAGAAGCTGGCTGCCAGAGAGTTTGCTGTTGCTGATATGGTAATTCCCGTACCTGACTCTGGGATGTGTGCAGCTCTGGGCTTTGCAGAATTTTCTGGCATACCTTTGGAGCTGGGTTTTATCCGTAATCCCTATGTCGGTCGCACTTTTATTCGTCCTCGTCAGGATGAAAGGGAACTGGCGATAGATATAAAGTTGAACCCTCTCAAGAGTCTGCTACAGAACAAGCGGGTGATTGTAATTGAAGACTCGATTGTCAGGGGGAATACCTCAAGGAGAAGGATAACTACCCTGAAGAGGGCAGGAGTCAAAGAGGTTCACATGCGGGTTAGTTCCCCTCCTCATCGTTTTCCATGTTTTTATGGAGTGGATTTTCCAAGTTCTTCCGAACTCGTTGCTTTTGGAAAAAGTGTTGAAGAGATAAGGCAGTATCTGGATCTTGATAGTTTGCAATATCTCGATATTGAGGATTTGAAAGAGATAGTTGGAAACGCAGGTAAAGATTTTTGTTTCGCTTGTTTTAACGGCGATTATCCGGTTCGCATAGAGAAGGAGTTTGCAAAGAACGCTCTGGAAAAAGTATGAATTTATTGCGGGTGTAGACCTTTCCTGGAGCTTCAGGAAGGATTCCTGGGTTGCCCTTGCAAAGCGAAAAGGCTTTCTTTATGAGTTTTGCGATCTTTTTGCCCTAAAGGACTTTCTGGACTTTGAGCGCTTTTTTGCTGCTCACCCTTCTTTACTTTTGGCTATTGATGCCCCGTTGCGTATTCCTAATTCCGATGGCAATCGAAAACCGGAAAGAGAACTTGCCCCGCTTTTAAGGAAAGCAGGATGGGGTATCCTGCCCATTAGTCGTTCTTTTATCCTTAGTAGGTTTCCTTTGCTTTTTGAGTTTCATAAACTTTTGGAAAAACATGGCTTTCAGGTGGTGCCCGTTCCGGAGCCTTCTAAAGCGCGGGTAGTGATAGAAGTTTTTGCGTCCTTGAGCGCTATAGCTTTGTGCGCTGACCTAAAAATTGTTCGCCAAAGAGGTGAGGTGTTTATAGAAGAATTACTTCCCTGTCTCAAAGAAGAAACTGGTTCTTTTTTTGCGAAAAACCTGGAAACATATATGCGGCCCCTGCTTTTGGAAAGACAGAAAGGCAGGGACGTGGTGGATGCACTTTTGTGTCTTTATACTGCCTGGGTTGCAACAGTGTGTCCCGAGCGGATAAGAATTTTTGGCAATCCTGAAGAGGGGTTTATTGTTGTTCCTTTATCAAAGTTTTCCCCAACCTGGCTAATTCCTTAGCGTACTCCACGCATTCTCTTCGAGCTTCCTCTCCAAATGAATCTACGGCAACAGGGCCATAGTGGTTTCCCGAATGGACTCCTTTTATAATCATTCCATGGATTAATAGCGCAGAGAGTATTGACCAGATGGTGGTTTCGTTACCTCCTGCTACGTTCCCTGATGACGTGAATGCACCGCCGATTTTTCCATCGAGTTTTCCATGCAGACGAACACTTTCATCAAGGATTTGTTTTATCTCTGCTGCCATGGTTCCGTAATAGGTGGGTGAGCCTATTACGATGATTTGGTATTCAGGCAATTTATCAACTGAGAAATTATTTGCTTCCACAAGATCGGTTACAATGCCTTCTTGCTCAAGTGTTTGACTAATGGTTTCAGCCATTTTTTGAGTTGTACCAGTCCTTGTGTAGTAAAGTACGAGCGCTTTCATACTTGCCACCTCCTAACCCATTTTTTTGATAATTTTATCACGATTTATTGCAATTGAAACGGGGATTTGATAAGATTACGACGGTTATCAATAAGTCGGAGGGTTAACTTACATGGTTGTCGATGTGGTTGGGAGAATAAGGGAGCTTGAAAGAAAGAAAGAGCAGGAAATTCGAGAAGCAGAGAGAGAAGCTGCAAGGATTCTCCAGGAAGCCGAAGTCAGGATTCGGGAAATGGAAGAAAAGCTTATCCAGGAAACTCAGGAAGAAATAGAATTGATGAGAAAAAGCCGAATCGAAGATATTCAGAAAGAAGCAGCTCGTATACGGAAGGAGTATGAGGAGCAGGCAATGAATTTTGAGCGTCATTTTGCGGGGCGGCTTCCAGAGATGGTTAACTTTTTACTGGAGAAGGTGTGGACGGAATATGGCTATCAGTGAAATGCGCCGAATGCATCTGGTAGTGCACCGATCTTTTCGTGATACCTGTCTGGGCCTTTTGCAGGAACTAGGCGTTGTTTCCCTGGAAGAGGAGAGGTCTTTACCTGAAGATTTGATAGCCAGGGTTGGTGGTGATGGCAGAGTAAAAGAACTGGAAAATGCCTTGTTGGAAGTTAACTTCTGCCTGGATTTTATCGGCAAGTATTCTTCAAAACCTGCTTCTGGTTTGAGTAACTTTTTCCCTCAGCCCCTCGAAGTGCAGATGGAGGAATTTAGAAAACCATGTTTTGATCATACCTCGTTGTATAAAGCCTGTCGTTCTATTGAGGAACAGGTGCAGTCCTTAAGGTCCCGCCTTAACCGGTTGCTTGCGTTGCGGGAATTTCTTTCTCGAATCGAAAAAGTGGATGTTTTCCTTGAAGATGTGGGTTCCACGCGCTACACCCAGAGTTTTTTGATAGAGGTACCTGCTGAGAAAAGAGAAGTTCTAAGACAAAGGCTTTCAGAAGCTGGTACTCTTTGGGAAATGGAGGTCTTTCCGGGTTCGGGAAAAAATTTGATAGTTTTTCTGGTTATTCATAAGGAGTTTTTTGAAGCTTTTGAAAAGATAATCCAAAGCATGTCTATTTCATTGCTTGCTCTGCCTCAGGCTTTTGAAGGAACTCCTGTTGAGGCCAGAAAACAAATTGAGCAGCGCATAGAAGCATTGCTTGACCGCCAGAAAGAGTTGCTTCGCAAGGCTGCTCTTTATTCCAAGTTTGAGAGAGAGTTAAAAATTGCTCATGACTATTACTTGACGGAATTAGAACGCAAGGAGAAGGAATCGACTATTTTGCAGACCAGTGAAACCGCCATTCTCAGCGGATGGATTCGTAAATCCGATATTCCCCTCTTGGAGAAAGCCCTCAAGGATAAAGGTAAAGAATGGGCCTTATTTCATCGTGAACCTAACTTGGATGAAGAGGTGCCGGTTTTTATAGAGAATAATCGCTGGGTTCAAAATTTTGAAGTGTTGACCCGATTGTATGGTCTTCCCAACTATCGGGAAATAGACCCCACACCTCTGGTTGCAGGTTTTTTCTTCCTCTTTTTCGGGATTTGTCTTGGAGACACAATTTACGGGTTGATACTTGCCCTTTTGGGTTTTTTGGGGGCTTCTACTTTGAAAGTTCCCGAATCAACAAAGCAATTTTTCAGGATGCTTGCCTGGGGTGGCGTGGCTTCCCTGGTTGTTGGTGTTTTAACGGGTTCCTGGCTGGGAGACCTTTTTGACTATTTGCCATCCAC
This portion of the Thermatribacter velox genome encodes:
- the purS gene encoding phosphoribosylformylglycinamidine synthase subunit PurS — protein: MQYRGKVVVTLKSGVFDPQGVTIKNALHSLSFESVEEVKTGKFFEVLFDAENDAEAEKLLEAMCHQLLANPIIEDFDFSLEKVK
- a CDS encoding V-type ATP synthase subunit I, whose translation is MAISEMRRMHLVVHRSFRDTCLGLLQELGVVSLEEERSLPEDLIARVGGDGRVKELENALLEVNFCLDFIGKYSSKPASGLSNFFPQPLEVQMEEFRKPCFDHTSLYKACRSIEEQVQSLRSRLNRLLALREFLSRIEKVDVFLEDVGSTRYTQSFLIEVPAEKREVLRQRLSEAGTLWEMEVFPGSGKNLIVFLVIHKEFFEAFEKIIQSMSISLLALPQAFEGTPVEARKQIEQRIEALLDRQKELLRKAALYSKFERELKIAHDYYLTELERKEKESTILQTSETAILSGWIRKSDIPLLEKALKDKGKEWALFHREPNLDEEVPVFIENNRWVQNFEVLTRLYGLPNYREIDPTPLVAGFFFLFFGICLGDTIYGLILALLGFLGASTLKVPESTKQFFRMLAWGGVASLVVGVLTGSWLGDLFDYLPSTLAFLGLLKRRLTLIDPINNPLPMLIFSLFLGIVQVLVGVMVGFVKEWRRRNYAKAVMDELGWFVFISSIVVYLVVFSVASSYASVVLPVVVGAALFLVATQGRHQRNPVMKVLSGILSLYGLVSYLGDVLSYSRLFALGLSTTIIAILARTLSTLFGSSPYIGWLIGLAIALIFHLFNLAMSGLGAFVHSARLQYVEFFTKFYENGGKEFKPFGYRTKYIKII
- a CDS encoding Gfo/Idh/MocA family protein, translating into MAEKVGFVTMGEKKGVAKDIPELGIGMLGYAFMGKAHTNAYKKYPYIFWPPVAFPRLVAICGRNEEAVKEAKVRYGYEKYYTDWKTMLQDSEVQIFDNSGPNNLHAEPCIEALKLGKHVFCEKPLAATSEEAWKMWEAAKASPAKAMVCFNYRFVPALRLAKELIEEGKLGEIYHFRAQYLQEWIMDPNFPAVWRLQKGVSGSGALGDLGSHIVDLARFLVGEITSVSALTRTFIKERPSLEDPQKKVPVDVDDAFVAIVEFEGGAIGTLEASRFCGGRKNYQVIEINGSKGSLRFNLERLNELEVYLTDEEPKVLRGFHDVLVTESYHPFYDKWWPHGHIIGWEHTFVHAIAHFLDAVVNNRSIAPYGATFEDGYRCALVCDTILKSAETGKKELIQY
- a CDS encoding flavodoxin family protein, whose protein sequence is MKALVLYYTRTGTTQKMAETISQTLEQEGIVTDLVEANNFSVDKLPEYQIIVIGSPTYYGTMAAEIKQILDESVRLHGKLDGKIGGAFTSSGNVAGGNETTIWSILSALLIHGMIIKGVHSGNHYGPVAVDSFGEEARRECVEYAKELARLGKTLIKEQQ
- the purL gene encoding phosphoribosylformylglycinamidine synthase subunit PurL, giving the protein MVGGEKVQQSGNKEIALSLGLREEDYNRILEILGRVPTSTEIAMFSVEWSEHCGYTHSRSWFRLLPRRGRFQALVGEDAGGIVYDGLALVFKMESHNHPSQVEPKQGAATGVGGIIRDILGSGARPIACLDSLCFAPPDENRSRYIFRGVVDGIAFYGNCVGVPTVAGELYFHPSFRGNCLVNVMCIGLVPENGLMRAVARGEGNAIIYVGNKTGRDGIGGCSILASQEFAENEEKRPSVQIGDPFTEKCLIEATLEAIETGRVVGIKDMGAAGLTCSTSEMAAAGDSGMEVDLDRVPVREEGMEAWEIMMSESQERMLLCVEKGYEETICSIFRKWGLEAEVIGRVVDSGRVTIRYRGEIVADVPAKALTAPPSCVPPFHEPPYFKELNSFAFDTLPVPEDLNQTFLSLLASPNLCSRRFVYEQYDHMVQTNTVIYPGSGTVVLRVKGKNWGIAVTTDCNPLYCFLNPYQGAQMAVAEAARNLACCGATPAGITDCLNFGNPDKPDRYWQFVEAVRGLSEAAQYFNVPVVSGNVSFYNESPEGSIYPTPTVGMIGIVEDISRVIPSCFSQENLLIVLLGECGDGLGGSEYLRVIHNLEVGPLPHFDMEAEKRLQEVLIELVKERCLCSAIDVSEGGLAIALAEASLSAEAAVGFDIDIGNCGDLREDVILFGEAGGRAVVTVEEKDFPKFEKILLERGFPFQVLGRSGGKHLVFRKGKRELIRVSVEVARKHWEMTF
- a CDS encoding DUF429 domain-containing protein; this translates as MQRTLWKKYEFIAGVDLSWSFRKDSWVALAKRKGFLYEFCDLFALKDFLDFERFFAAHPSLLLAIDAPLRIPNSDGNRKPERELAPLLRKAGWGILPISRSFILSRFPLLFEFHKLLEKHGFQVVPVPEPSKARVVIEVFASLSAIALCADLKIVRQRGEVFIEELLPCLKEETGSFFAKNLETYMRPLLLERQKGRDVVDALLCLYTAWVATVCPERIRIFGNPEEGFIVVPLSKFSPTWLIP
- the purQ gene encoding phosphoribosylformylglycinamidine synthase subunit PurQ, encoding MRFGIVVFPGSNCDRDCFHVLHDVLGVETVYLWHAARDLKDCDCIVLPGGFSYGDYLRAGAIAAYAPIMLSIREFAEKGGLVLGICNGFQILVEAGLLPGVLLPNIGGHFICRWVYLRVENSDTPFTMRYAQGEVVKMPIAHQQGNFFVPPSVFEELERNNLIAFRYCDAQGRISTDANPNGSVGNVAGIVSPSGNVLGMMPHPERCAESILGSEDGKRLFQSIIQWLEERKCSKVVIKK
- the purF gene encoding amidophosphoribosyltransferase, producing the protein MLGLKESCGVFGVFGLPNAVELTYLGLFSLQHRGQESAGIVVWDGKSLQEKKGMGLVSEVFHPSDFERLKGHVALGHVRYSTTGSSSLKNAQPFLGDCRFGELGIAHNGNLTNTLQLRKQLTRLGSVFRSSMDTELILHLIARSQFDNLEDSIKEALWQMRGAFSLGIIAPDRLIAVRDPWGFRPLALGKLDGGYVISSESCAFDVLGAEFLREIAPGEMVVIDQNGVRSFFYAYSSRKAFCVFELIYFARPDSLVFGNSVYEARKKMGQKLAAREFAVADMVIPVPDSGMCAALGFAEFSGIPLELGFIRNPYVGRTFIRPRQDERELAIDIKLNPLKSLLQNKRVIVIEDSIVRGNTSRRRITTLKRAGVKEVHMRVSSPPHRFPCFYGVDFPSSSELVAFGKSVEEIRQYLDLDSLQYLDIEDLKEIVGNAGKDFCFACFNGDYPVRIEKEFAKNALEKV